In a genomic window of Feifania hominis:
- a CDS encoding CPBP family intramembrane glutamic endopeptidase: protein MDDRRLLRRISGHTARMLLCNIALQFLLTFLLEGLVMLALALPDILALPDVSLSAVWALMLDAGGRSVLLTTGAGYVLVALIMLCANLLPTLRCAKKLSLTPRALFGESVPTARRTGWYVALALGLNTFGILIYNLLNTLLSAFRVEAEGSAASLPADSLWGAVAYVLFACLIAPVTEELIFRGVVLHALKPYGGLFAALASSLLFALIHGNFEQIPLTFMIGMLLSYVTLQTGNIRLAVRLHFINNAYAVATEILMLALPEQFLLFGGLLGYLNLGLMVFALWTLIARRREIHFESLAPRTAQVERPGRSYFTTFSMLLYFLVVAALIALTFRTF from the coding sequence ATGGATGACAGGCGTTTGCTGCGCCGCATCAGCGGCCACACGGCGCGCATGCTGCTGTGTAACATCGCGCTGCAGTTTTTGCTGACCTTTCTCCTCGAGGGCCTTGTGATGCTGGCGCTCGCCCTGCCCGACATTCTGGCGCTGCCCGACGTGAGCCTCTCGGCCGTGTGGGCGCTGATGCTCGACGCAGGCGGGCGCAGCGTCCTGCTGACCACGGGCGCGGGCTATGTGCTCGTCGCGCTCATCATGCTCTGCGCCAATCTTCTGCCCACGCTGCGTTGCGCGAAAAAGCTCTCGCTCACACCGCGCGCCCTCTTCGGCGAGAGCGTGCCGACGGCGCGCCGCACGGGCTGGTATGTAGCTCTCGCGCTCGGGCTCAACACGTTCGGCATCCTGATCTACAATCTGCTCAACACGCTGCTCTCGGCCTTTCGCGTCGAGGCGGAGGGCTCCGCCGCGTCGCTGCCGGCCGATTCGCTCTGGGGTGCGGTGGCCTATGTCCTCTTCGCCTGCCTGATTGCCCCGGTGACAGAGGAGCTCATCTTCCGCGGCGTGGTGCTGCACGCTCTCAAGCCCTACGGCGGTCTCTTCGCAGCTCTGGCCTCGTCGCTTCTCTTCGCGCTGATTCACGGCAACTTTGAGCAGATTCCGCTGACCTTTATGATCGGCATGCTGCTGAGCTACGTGACGCTTCAGACGGGAAACATCCGTCTTGCAGTCCGGCTGCACTTCATCAACAACGCCTACGCCGTAGCGACCGAGATCCTCATGCTGGCGCTGCCCGAGCAGTTTTTGCTCTTCGGCGGGCTGCTTGGGTATCTGAATCTGGGGCTTATGGTCTTTGCCCTGTGGACGCTCATCGCCCGCAGACGGGAGATTCACTTTGAGAGTCTCGCGCCGCGTACGGCGCAGGTGGAGCGGCCCGGGCGAAGCTATTTTACGACGTTCTCCATGCTGCTCTATTTTCTCGTGGTCGCGGCGCTCATTGCGCTGACATTTCGCACATTTTGA
- a CDS encoding Tex family protein produces the protein MNETERLAGEFGLKSEHAKNIIALLDEGNTIPFIARYRKEMTGSCDDQVLREFAQRLAYLRNLSARREEIRAAIEGLGKLDDELAASLERAGTLAELEDLYRPYRPKRRTRATIAMERGLEGLADALLAQGSEAPAALAAPYVDADREVPAVQDALAGARDIIAERVSDDAQLRAELRRILRRDGRIVTAAAKEESSVYDMYYEYGEPVSKIPSHRILAINRGEREGFLKVALETPEGALENAACARFVKSGPCAGEVRDAAVDGVRRLAAPSVEREIRAELTERASTQAIAMFALNLKPLLLQPPVRGRVTMGLDPAYRTGCKIAVVDATGKLLDHTVVYPTPPQNRKEQAKRTLTELIERHNVECIAIGNGTASKESELFVAELIAGLDRKLSYMVVSEAGASVYSASKLAAAEYPQLDLTVRSAISIAHRLQDPLAELVKIDPKSIGVGQYQHDMPPAQLDAALDGVVEDCVNSVGVDLNTASPALLGHIAGLSAAVAQNVAAHRDEHGPFHSRDELKKVKKLGPKTFTQCAGFLRIPGGDNILDNTSVHPESYRAARALLKRCGYGLDDVAAGRLDGLGAAVREIGESALAAELGVGLPTLRDMVAELQKPGRDPRDELPPPLLRTDVMEMKDLLPGMELKGTVRNVIDFGVFVDIGVHQDGLVHISQICERYIRHPSEVLRVGEVVTVWVLSVDLDKKRISLTMKRPKGEQSHG, from the coding sequence ATGAATGAGACGGAGCGCCTCGCCGGCGAATTTGGCCTGAAAAGCGAGCACGCGAAGAACATCATCGCCCTGCTCGACGAGGGCAACACCATTCCCTTTATTGCGCGCTACCGCAAGGAGATGACCGGCTCCTGCGACGATCAGGTTCTGCGCGAGTTTGCGCAGAGGCTTGCGTATCTGCGCAATCTGAGCGCCCGCCGTGAGGAGATCCGCGCCGCGATTGAGGGCCTCGGCAAGCTCGACGACGAGCTCGCCGCCTCGCTTGAGCGGGCCGGGACACTCGCGGAGCTTGAGGATCTCTACCGCCCCTACCGCCCGAAGCGGCGCACCCGCGCCACCATCGCGATGGAGCGGGGCCTCGAGGGGCTCGCCGACGCGCTGCTCGCCCAGGGGAGCGAGGCGCCGGCGGCACTCGCCGCGCCCTATGTCGACGCGGACCGGGAGGTGCCGGCGGTGCAGGACGCCCTCGCGGGCGCGCGGGACATCATCGCCGAGCGCGTGTCGGACGACGCGCAGCTGCGCGCCGAACTGCGGCGCATCCTCCGGCGCGACGGCCGCATTGTGACCGCCGCCGCAAAGGAGGAGAGCTCCGTCTACGACATGTACTACGAATACGGCGAGCCGGTCTCCAAAATTCCGAGCCACCGCATTCTCGCGATCAACCGCGGCGAGCGCGAGGGCTTTTTGAAAGTTGCGCTCGAGACGCCTGAGGGGGCGCTCGAGAACGCCGCCTGCGCGCGCTTCGTCAAAAGCGGCCCCTGCGCCGGCGAGGTGCGCGACGCCGCCGTGGACGGTGTGCGCCGCCTTGCGGCCCCGTCGGTCGAGCGCGAGATCCGCGCCGAGCTCACCGAGCGCGCATCGACGCAGGCCATCGCCATGTTCGCGCTCAACCTAAAGCCCCTTCTCCTGCAGCCGCCGGTGCGCGGCCGCGTGACAATGGGGCTCGACCCCGCCTACCGCACCGGCTGCAAAATCGCCGTGGTCGACGCCACAGGCAAGCTGCTCGACCATACGGTGGTCTATCCGACCCCGCCCCAGAACCGAAAGGAGCAGGCGAAGCGCACCCTGACGGAGCTCATCGAGCGTCACAATGTCGAGTGCATTGCCATCGGCAACGGCACCGCCTCAAAGGAGTCGGAGCTCTTTGTCGCCGAGCTCATCGCGGGCCTCGACCGAAAGCTCAGCTATATGGTGGTTAGCGAGGCGGGCGCCTCGGTCTACTCGGCGTCGAAGCTCGCGGCCGCCGAATACCCGCAGCTCGATTTGACGGTGCGAAGCGCGATCTCCATCGCCCACCGGCTTCAGGACCCGCTCGCAGAGCTGGTCAAGATCGACCCGAAGTCCATCGGCGTCGGCCAGTATCAGCACGACATGCCGCCCGCCCAGCTCGACGCTGCGCTCGACGGCGTGGTGGAGGACTGCGTCAACAGCGTCGGAGTCGATCTGAACACGGCGTCGCCGGCGCTGCTCGGCCACATTGCGGGCCTCTCGGCCGCGGTCGCGCAGAATGTCGCCGCCCACCGGGACGAACACGGCCCCTTTCACAGCCGCGACGAGCTCAAAAAGGTCAAAAAGCTCGGCCCCAAGACCTTTACCCAGTGCGCGGGCTTTCTGCGCATTCCGGGCGGGGACAACATTCTCGACAACACCTCGGTTCACCCCGAGAGCTACCGGGCGGCACGGGCGCTCCTGAAGCGCTGCGGCTACGGACTTGACGATGTCGCCGCGGGGCGGCTGGACGGCCTTGGCGCCGCCGTGCGCGAGATAGGCGAGAGCGCTCTCGCCGCAGAGCTCGGCGTCGGTCTGCCCACGCTGCGCGACATGGTCGCAGAGCTTCAGAAGCCGGGGCGCGACCCGCGCGACGAGCTGCCGCCGCCGCTTCTTCGCACCGATGTGATGGAGATGAAAGATCTCCTGCCGGGCATGGAGCTCAAGGGCACGGTGCGAAATGTCATCGACTTCGGCGTATTCGTCGACATCGGCGTACACCAGGACGGCCTTGTGCACATCTCGCAGATCTGCGAGCGCTACATCCGCCACCCGAGCGAGGTGCTCCGAGTGGGCGAGGTGGTCACGGTCTGGGTGCTTTCGGTCGACCTTGACAAAAAGCGCATCTCGCTTACCATGAAGCGGCCAAAGGGGGAGCAAAGCCATGGATGA
- a CDS encoding DUF896 domain-containing protein encodes MEQSKIERINILARKAKGEGLTEKERLEQAELRREYIEAYRESLRRELESVVVVDEQGNRRPLRRREERP; translated from the coding sequence ATGGAACAGAGTAAAATAGAGCGCATCAACATCCTCGCGCGCAAGGCAAAGGGCGAGGGCCTGACCGAAAAGGAGCGCCTTGAACAGGCCGAGCTGCGCCGCGAATACATCGAGGCCTACCGCGAGAGCCTGCGCCGGGAGCTCGAGAGCGTGGTCGTCGTCGACGAGCAGGGCAACCGCCGCCCGCTTCGCCGCAGAGAGGAGCGCCCATGA
- a CDS encoding arsenate reductase family protein, producing MNIQIFGRAKCFDTRKAERWFKERGIRFQSVDLMRKGLSRGEYESVRRAVGSLRALIDERSKEYERLFIAHLAYEADIEQKLLENPGLYRTPIVRNGRQATVGFAPDVWKTWE from the coding sequence ATGAACATACAGATTTTCGGCCGGGCGAAGTGCTTCGACACCCGAAAGGCGGAGCGCTGGTTTAAAGAGCGCGGCATCCGCTTTCAGAGCGTCGATCTTATGCGAAAGGGCCTGAGCCGGGGCGAATACGAGAGCGTGCGCCGGGCGGTGGGCTCGCTGCGGGCGCTCATTGACGAGCGATCAAAGGAATATGAGCGGCTCTTCATCGCCCACCTCGCCTACGAGGCGGACATCGAGCAGAAGCTGCTGGAAAATCCCGGTCTCTACCGCACGCCCATCGTGCGAAACGGCCGGCAGGCGACCGTGGGCTTTGCCCCGGACGTCTGGAAGACATGGGAGTGA
- the recQ gene encoding DNA helicase RecQ produces MDELSVLKEIFGYQSFRAGQSELIAAVRGGRDALGIMPTGAGKSICYQVPALLFSGITLVVSPLISLMKDQVGALRQAGVAAAFLNSSLTSAQFLRALQNAEAGEYKIIYVAPERLLTDSFLRFAVRADISMVTVDEAHCVSQWGQDFRPSYLKIPEFLEQLPRRPVVSAFTATATAQVREDIVAMLGLRDPAVVTTGFDRPNLYFEVQRPPDKFEVLYRYLGENPDRSGIVYCATRKTVEEVCGRLQRLGVDATRYHAGLEDEERERNQDDFLYDRARVMVATNAFGMGIDKSNVGFVIHYNMPKNMESYYQEAGRAGRDGSAADCILLYSGQDVVTNRYFIDHASENEELDAETLAAVRERDLERLRQMTFYCTVTTTCLRAAILGYFGEQAPAWCGNCSSCLAVHEQTDVTETARRIVDMVARSGGRYGIGLIVDALRGSAGRRVSSSGLFRQPSYGTERGRDERELRVIIDHLLAKGYLYQTEGEYPVLRPGERARELMQEGEFLFVELPEKAEARQPRGKKRRTAWLAGEDHDLFERLRRLRARLAASQGVPAYAVFTDATLHEMARSAPRSPEELLEVPGVGHAKLARYGKLFLGEIADYIAEGF; encoded by the coding sequence GTGGACGAACTGTCAGTCTTAAAGGAAATATTCGGCTACCAGAGCTTTCGCGCGGGGCAGAGCGAGCTCATCGCCGCCGTGCGCGGCGGCCGCGACGCGCTCGGCATCATGCCGACGGGCGCGGGCAAGTCGATCTGCTACCAGGTGCCGGCGCTGCTATTTTCGGGCATCACACTCGTGGTGTCGCCGCTGATCTCGCTGATGAAAGACCAGGTAGGCGCGCTGCGCCAGGCGGGCGTCGCCGCGGCGTTTTTGAACAGCTCGCTGACTTCGGCACAGTTTCTGCGCGCGCTGCAAAACGCCGAGGCGGGCGAGTACAAAATCATCTACGTCGCGCCCGAGCGGCTGCTCACCGATTCGTTTCTGCGCTTTGCCGTGCGCGCCGACATCTCGATGGTGACGGTCGACGAGGCCCACTGTGTGTCGCAGTGGGGGCAGGACTTTCGCCCGAGCTATCTGAAAATCCCCGAGTTTTTAGAACAGCTGCCGCGGCGGCCGGTGGTGTCGGCTTTCACGGCGACCGCCACCGCCCAGGTGCGCGAGGACATTGTCGCCATGCTGGGGCTGCGCGACCCGGCGGTTGTCACAACCGGCTTTGACCGGCCGAACCTCTACTTTGAGGTGCAGCGGCCGCCGGACAAATTTGAGGTGCTCTACCGCTATCTGGGGGAGAACCCCGACCGGTCGGGCATCGTCTACTGTGCCACCCGCAAGACGGTCGAGGAGGTCTGCGGCCGTCTGCAGCGGCTCGGCGTCGACGCCACGCGCTACCACGCGGGGCTTGAGGACGAGGAACGCGAGCGAAACCAGGACGACTTTCTCTATGACCGCGCGCGCGTCATGGTGGCGACCAACGCCTTTGGCATGGGCATCGATAAGTCAAATGTCGGGTTCGTCATCCACTACAACATGCCGAAGAATATGGAGAGCTACTACCAGGAGGCGGGCCGCGCCGGACGCGACGGGTCGGCCGCCGACTGCATTCTGCTCTACTCGGGGCAGGATGTGGTCACCAATCGCTACTTCATCGACCACGCCAGTGAAAACGAGGAGCTCGACGCCGAGACGCTCGCAGCCGTGCGCGAGCGCGACCTCGAGCGCCTGCGCCAGATGACATTCTACTGCACGGTCACGACCACCTGTCTGCGCGCGGCGATTCTCGGCTACTTCGGCGAGCAGGCCCCCGCCTGGTGCGGCAACTGCTCGAGCTGCCTTGCCGTGCACGAGCAGACCGACGTCACCGAGACCGCGCGGCGCATTGTCGACATGGTGGCGCGCAGCGGCGGCCGCTACGGCATCGGCCTGATTGTGGATGCGCTGCGCGGCAGCGCAGGGCGGCGGGTGAGCTCAAGCGGCCTCTTCCGCCAGCCCTCCTACGGCACGGAGCGCGGACGCGACGAGAGGGAGCTGCGGGTCATCATCGACCATCTGCTCGCCAAGGGCTATCTCTACCAGACCGAGGGCGAGTATCCGGTGCTGCGCCCCGGGGAGCGGGCGCGCGAGCTCATGCAGGAGGGGGAGTTTCTCTTCGTGGAGCTGCCCGAGAAAGCCGAGGCCAGGCAGCCGCGCGGCAAGAAGCGGCGCACGGCCTGGCTCGCGGGGGAGGACCACGATCTCTTCGAGCGGCTGCGGCGGCTGCGCGCGCGGCTTGCGGCCTCGCAGGGAGTGCCCGCCTACGCGGTGTTCACCGACGCCACGCTCCACGAGATGGCGCGCAGCGCACCGCGTTCGCCGGAGGAACTTCTGGAGGTGCCGGGCGTCGGCCACGCCAAGCTCGCGCGCTACGGCAAGCTCTTTCTCGGTGAAATTGCCGACTATATCGCGGAGGGCTTCTGA
- a CDS encoding Na+/H+ antiporter NhaC family protein — protein MEDRQTGVETVNKKGNPLALLPIGVFLALFVGVGVASGDFYVMPAVVGFVIAFAVALCLNPKRKLSDKLAVAARSMGEENIMTMCLIFILAGGFSGAVSAAGGVESTVNLGLSVLPARFAVAGLFVIGCFISLSMGTSMGTIAALAPIAAGISEKTGIEMAICIAAVVCGAMFGDNLSMISDTTIAAARTQGCDMRDKFTENFLIVLPAAVITVGIFLALTWNSSFELREELTFNLWRVLPYLVILVGALVGVNVFVVLLSGTALALVVGIATGAFALAECFQVVAGGIESMYEITVISMLVAGIVGLVREAGGIDWIMGLIRRRVRSERGAEFGVAALVSAVDVATANNTVAIVIAGPIAKEISDEFHVEPKRTASLLDIFASVWQGVIPYGAQLLSAAELTALTPFAIIPYLFYPLLMALSSVGFILLRKRTPR, from the coding sequence ATAGAAGACAGACAAACGGGGGTGGAAACAGTGAACAAAAAGGGAAATCCTCTGGCGCTGCTGCCGATCGGGGTCTTTCTTGCACTCTTCGTCGGCGTTGGCGTCGCCTCGGGCGACTTCTATGTCATGCCGGCGGTGGTGGGCTTTGTCATCGCCTTTGCAGTGGCGCTCTGCCTGAACCCGAAGAGAAAACTCTCGGACAAGCTGGCCGTTGCCGCGCGCAGCATGGGCGAGGAGAACATCATGACTATGTGTCTGATCTTCATTCTCGCGGGCGGCTTCTCGGGAGCGGTGTCGGCGGCGGGCGGTGTCGAGAGTACGGTCAATCTCGGCCTTTCGGTTCTGCCGGCGCGTTTCGCGGTGGCGGGGCTCTTTGTCATCGGGTGCTTCATCTCCCTGTCGATGGGCACCTCGATGGGAACCATCGCCGCTCTCGCGCCGATTGCGGCAGGCATCAGCGAAAAGACCGGGATTGAGATGGCCATCTGCATCGCGGCGGTGGTCTGCGGCGCCATGTTCGGCGACAATCTGTCCATGATCTCCGACACCACCATCGCCGCTGCGCGCACCCAGGGCTGCGACATGCGCGACAAGTTCACGGAGAACTTTCTCATTGTTCTGCCCGCCGCGGTGATCACGGTCGGCATCTTTCTCGCGCTGACCTGGAACAGCTCCTTTGAGCTGCGCGAAGAGCTCACTTTCAACCTCTGGCGCGTGCTGCCGTATCTGGTGATTCTCGTCGGCGCGCTCGTGGGGGTCAATGTGTTTGTGGTGCTGCTCTCGGGCACGGCGCTCGCGCTTGTCGTGGGCATTGCGACTGGTGCGTTTGCCCTCGCGGAGTGTTTTCAGGTCGTGGCGGGGGGAATCGAGTCCATGTATGAGATCACGGTGATCTCCATGCTGGTGGCGGGCATTGTCGGGCTCGTGCGCGAGGCGGGCGGCATCGACTGGATCATGGGGCTCATCCGCCGGCGGGTACGCAGTGAGCGCGGAGCCGAATTCGGCGTGGCGGCGCTTGTCTCAGCGGTGGATGTGGCGACCGCCAACAACACCGTGGCCATCGTCATCGCGGGGCCCATCGCAAAGGAGATCAGCGACGAGTTCCACGTCGAGCCCAAGCGCACGGCGTCTCTGCTCGACATCTTCGCCTCGGTCTGGCAGGGGGTCATACCCTATGGGGCCCAGCTTCTGTCCGCGGCGGAGCTGACGGCGCTGACGCCCTTTGCGATCATTCCCTATCTCTTCTATCCGCTTCTGATGGCGCTGAGCTCCGTTGGCTTCATTCTGCTGAGAAAGAGAACCCCGAGATGA
- a CDS encoding CCA tRNA nucleotidyltransferase, whose amino-acid sequence MFSIPDGVRQVLGRLTGLGFEAHLVGGCVRDLLMGREPHDFDVATSALPEQVKCALCGLRVIETGLRHGTVTALAGGQAVEVTTYRVDGGYSDGRHPDSVRFTDELTQDLARRDFTVNAMALSPKGELVDPFGGRDDLGRRLLRAVGEPAHRFEEDALRILRALRFGSVLGFAIEADTARAVHECRALLERVSAERIAAELVRLLCGQDAREILLEYPDVLGVFVPELLPMVGFEQRSKYHLYDVYTHTVEALAAVRPVPVLRLSLLLHDVGKPETFTLGRDGAGHFYGHALRGSEMARDILRRLRFDNETVDTVCELILSHDIPIERSERAVRRWLGRLGEKRLRLLLEVKRADNAAHAPGVSSRAQQLDEVESILARVLEQGACFCLRDLAVKGGDLIALGIPPGPGLGALLQKLLDAVIEGRCQNERDVLLGYAEELRSQTP is encoded by the coding sequence TTGTTTTCGATACCGGACGGCGTGCGGCAGGTGCTCGGGCGGCTCACCGGCCTCGGATTTGAGGCCCATCTTGTCGGCGGCTGTGTGCGCGATCTGCTCATGGGGCGTGAGCCGCACGACTTTGACGTGGCGACCAGCGCCCTGCCCGAACAGGTCAAATGTGCGCTGTGCGGCCTGCGGGTGATCGAGACCGGCCTGCGCCACGGCACCGTCACGGCGCTCGCCGGCGGGCAGGCCGTCGAGGTCACGACCTACCGCGTCGACGGCGGCTACTCCGACGGCCGCCACCCTGACTCGGTGCGCTTCACCGACGAACTCACGCAGGACCTCGCCCGGCGGGATTTCACCGTCAACGCCATGGCCCTCTCCCCGAAGGGGGAGCTTGTCGATCCGTTCGGGGGGCGGGACGATCTCGGCCGCCGGCTGCTGCGCGCGGTGGGCGAGCCCGCCCACCGCTTTGAGGAGGACGCACTGCGCATTCTGCGCGCGCTGCGCTTTGGCTCGGTTCTCGGCTTTGCCATTGAGGCTGACACAGCCCGCGCCGTGCATGAGTGCCGCGCGCTTCTCGAGCGTGTGTCGGCCGAACGGATCGCCGCGGAGCTTGTGCGGCTTCTCTGCGGGCAGGATGCCCGGGAGATCCTGCTCGAGTACCCCGACGTGCTCGGGGTGTTTGTGCCGGAACTTCTGCCCATGGTCGGGTTTGAGCAGCGCTCCAAATACCACCTCTACGACGTCTACACCCACACCGTCGAGGCGCTCGCGGCAGTGCGCCCCGTCCCCGTGCTGCGGCTTTCTCTGCTGCTGCACGACGTCGGAAAGCCCGAAACTTTCACTCTCGGCCGCGACGGAGCAGGCCACTTCTACGGCCACGCGCTGCGCGGCAGCGAGATGGCGCGTGACATACTGCGCCGCCTGCGCTTTGACAACGAGACCGTTGACACCGTGTGCGAGCTGATTCTCTCCCACGACATTCCCATCGAGCGCTCCGAGCGCGCGGTGCGCCGGTGGCTCGGGCGGCTCGGCGAGAAGCGGCTTCGGCTTCTGCTGGAAGTCAAGCGCGCCGACAATGCCGCCCATGCGCCCGGCGTCTCGAGCCGCGCCCAGCAGCTCGACGAGGTCGAGTCGATTCTCGCGCGCGTACTCGAGCAGGGGGCCTGTTTTTGCCTGCGGGATCTCGCCGTGAAAGGTGGCGATCTGATCGCCCTCGGCATACCGCCCGGCCCCGGGCTCGGCGCGCTGCTGCAGAAACTGCTCGACGCCGTCATCGAGGGCCGCTGTCAAAACGAGCGGGATGTACTGCTCGGCTATGCGGAAGAGCTTCGCTCACAGACGCCGTGA
- a CDS encoding TIGR01212 family radical SAM protein (This family includes YhcC from E. coli K-12, an uncharacterized radical SAM protein.) — protein sequence MERYRSFRQHCLERYGCRLYKLALDGGMTCPNRDGTLGTRGCLFCSAGGSGEFAAPAALGVAAQIEQAKKLVARKSREGAYMAYFQSYTNTYAPVERLRALFTEALAQPGVAALSVATRPDCLPDETVALLAQLNREKPVTVELGLQTADEATAKRIRRGYELPCFDDAVRRLAAAGLEVVAHVIIGLPGEGERELSHTIGHLNALPVGGVKLQLLHVLEGSDLADLWQRGEVETLTPERYAELLCGCIERLRPDIVIHRLTGDGPKRLLLAPLWSADKKRVLQFLRDEMERRDTRQGRLF from the coding sequence ATGGAGCGCTATCGTTCCTTTCGGCAGCACTGCCTTGAGCGCTACGGCTGCCGGCTCTACAAGCTCGCGCTCGACGGGGGCATGACCTGCCCGAACCGCGACGGCACACTGGGAACGCGGGGGTGCCTCTTCTGCAGCGCGGGCGGCTCGGGCGAGTTTGCCGCGCCCGCCGCGCTCGGCGTGGCGGCCCAGATTGAGCAGGCAAAGAAGCTTGTCGCGCGCAAGAGCCGCGAGGGGGCCTATATGGCCTACTTTCAGTCCTACACCAACACTTACGCGCCGGTGGAGCGGCTGCGCGCTCTCTTCACCGAGGCGCTCGCCCAGCCTGGCGTCGCCGCGCTCTCGGTCGCGACCCGGCCCGATTGTCTGCCCGATGAGACCGTGGCGCTTCTCGCGCAGCTCAACCGGGAAAAGCCGGTGACGGTAGAGCTCGGTCTGCAGACGGCGGACGAGGCGACGGCGAAGCGCATCCGGCGGGGATATGAGCTGCCCTGCTTCGACGATGCGGTACGCCGCCTCGCGGCGGCGGGGCTCGAGGTGGTGGCCCATGTGATCATCGGCCTGCCGGGCGAGGGGGAGCGCGAGCTCAGCCATACGATCGGGCATTTGAACGCCCTGCCGGTCGGCGGAGTGAAGCTGCAGCTTCTGCATGTGCTCGAGGGCAGCGACCTTGCCGACCTCTGGCAGCGCGGGGAAGTTGAGACGCTCACGCCCGAGCGGTATGCGGAGCTTCTCTGCGGCTGCATCGAGCGGCTGCGGCCGGACATCGTCATCCACCGCCTCACCGGCGACGGGCCGAAGAGGCTGCTGCTCGCGCCGCTGTGGAGCGCCGACAAAAAGAGGGTGCTCCAGTTTCTGCGCGACGAGATGGAGCGCCGCGACACCCGTCAGGGGCGGCTGTTTTAA
- a CDS encoding 4-hydroxybutyrate dehydrogenase → MRQFLLKTEIHKFAHFDEFAREFSLGEHDLILTQEFIYKPFMEKLKLPCQVVFQEKYGAGEPTDEMTDAIARDVSARRYDRVIAVGGGTVIDIAKVLALKPFEHLTELFDDPARIVKQKELIIVPTTCGTGSEVTNVSIFALLSRHTKMGIANPELTPDYAVLIPELISTLPMKFFLYSSIDALVHSVESYLSPRASVYNEMFAERSIDIILKAYQRLLAEGEGIRPEIEEDVLIASNFGGISFGNSGTGAVHAMSYPLGGTYHVAHGESNYQFFCAVLKRYEQKHDAGKLVALKERLSGLLGCAPGEAFDQLDALLGRLIEKHKLRDYGMKPEEIERFAKSVIEGQQRLLVNNFVPLSEEEIADIYRKLY, encoded by the coding sequence ATGAGACAGTTTTTACTCAAGACGGAAATTCACAAATTTGCCCACTTTGACGAGTTCGCGCGGGAGTTTTCCCTCGGCGAACACGATCTGATCCTGACGCAGGAGTTCATCTACAAGCCCTTTATGGAGAAGCTGAAACTGCCCTGCCAGGTGGTCTTTCAGGAGAAGTACGGCGCGGGCGAGCCGACCGATGAGATGACCGACGCCATTGCGCGCGACGTGTCGGCGCGCCGCTATGACCGGGTGATCGCCGTCGGCGGCGGCACGGTCATCGACATTGCAAAGGTGCTGGCGCTCAAACCCTTTGAGCACCTGACCGAGCTCTTCGACGACCCGGCGCGCATCGTCAAGCAGAAAGAGCTTATCATCGTGCCCACAACCTGCGGCACGGGCAGCGAGGTGACCAATGTCTCCATTTTCGCGCTGCTGTCGCGCCACACCAAGATGGGCATTGCAAACCCCGAGCTCACGCCGGACTATGCGGTGCTCATCCCCGAGCTGATTTCGACGCTGCCGATGAAGTTCTTTCTCTACAGCTCCATCGATGCGCTGGTTCACTCGGTCGAGAGCTATCTCTCTCCGCGTGCGAGCGTCTACAATGAGATGTTTGCCGAGCGCTCCATCGACATCATTTTGAAAGCCTACCAGAGGCTGCTCGCCGAGGGCGAGGGCATCCGCCCCGAGATTGAGGAGGATGTGCTCATCGCCTCGAATTTCGGCGGCATCTCCTTTGGCAACAGCGGTACGGGCGCGGTTCACGCCATGAGCTATCCGCTCGGCGGAACCTACCATGTCGCCCACGGCGAGAGCAACTACCAGTTCTTCTGCGCAGTGCTCAAGCGCTACGAGCAGAAACACGACGCGGGCAAGCTTGTCGCCCTCAAAGAGCGGCTCTCAGGGCTTCTCGGCTGCGCGCCCGGCGAGGCGTTCGACCAGCTCGACGCGCTGCTCGGCCGGCTCATTGAAAAGCACAAGCTGCGCGACTACGGCATGAAGCCGGAGGAGATCGAGCGCTTTGCAAAGAGCGTCATCGAGGGCCAGCAGAGGCTGCTTGTCAACAATTTCGTGCCCCTGAGCGAGGAAGAGATCGCCGACATTTACCGCAAACTCTATTAA